The following coding sequences lie in one Streptomyces venezuelae genomic window:
- a CDS encoding DUF4193 domain-containing protein: MATDYDTPRKTDDDVNEDSIEELKARRNDKSTSAVDVDEFEAAEGLELPGADLSNEELAVRVLPKQQDEFTCMSCFLVHHRSQLAKEKNGQPICRDCD, encoded by the coding sequence ATGGCAACGGACTACGACACCCCACGTAAGACCGACGATGACGTCAACGAGGACAGCATCGAGGAGCTCAAGGCACGGCGGAACGACAAGTCGACCTCAGCGGTCGACGTCGACGAGTTCGAGGCCGCAGAGGGCCTCGAGCTGCCCGGCGCCGACCTTTCCAATGAGGAGCTCGCCGTCCGCGTGCTCCCGAAGCAGCAGGACGAGTTCACCTGCATGAGCTGCTTCCTGGTGCACCACCGCAGCCAGCTGGCCAAGGAGAAGAACGGCCAGCCGATCTGCCGCGACTGCGACTGA
- a CDS encoding DUF3093 domain-containing protein yields MQPYEERLTAPRSWWFASVLVGVAMALILLPFGTLPLLGGLVGGTAVAAVVTSAYGAVRIRVVAGSLVVGDAKIPVSALGDAEVLTGEETRAWRSYKADPRAYMLLRAYIPTALRVNITDPEDPTPYVYVSTRHPEELAAALDSVRQSAA; encoded by the coding sequence ATGCAGCCTTACGAAGAACGCCTGACCGCGCCCCGTTCGTGGTGGTTCGCCTCGGTCCTGGTGGGTGTGGCGATGGCCCTGATCCTGCTGCCGTTCGGCACGCTGCCGCTGCTCGGCGGCCTGGTCGGCGGCACGGCGGTGGCGGCGGTCGTCACCAGCGCGTACGGCGCGGTGCGGATCCGCGTGGTGGCGGGCTCACTGGTCGTCGGCGACGCGAAGATCCCGGTGTCCGCGCTGGGTGACGCGGAGGTCCTGACCGGTGAGGAGACGCGCGCCTGGCGCTCGTACAAGGCGGACCCTCGCGCGTACATGCTGCTGCGCGCCTACATCCCGACGGCGCTGCGCGTGAACATCACGGATCCCGAGGATCCGACTCCGTACGTGTACGTCTCGACGCGGCACCCGGAGGAGCTGGCGGCGGCCCTCGACTCCGTGCGCCAGAGCGCCGCGTAA
- a CDS encoding PaaI family thioesterase, which translates to MSGTSAALTPPADAIAPVRHPDAPAPGELIGAHYEHCFGCGEGQAHGLHLAARAGEGVAVTAEFTVREAHQGAPGLAHGGVLATALDETLGSLNWLLRVIAVTGRLETDFVRPVPLGTVLFLEAEVTAVAGRKIYSTATGRIGGPEGPVAVRADALFIEVKVDHFIDNGRPEEIRAAMNDPDQIRRARAFEVNP; encoded by the coding sequence GTGAGTGGTACATCAGCAGCTCTGACGCCCCCGGCCGACGCCATAGCGCCCGTCCGCCACCCCGACGCACCCGCCCCCGGTGAGCTCATCGGTGCTCACTACGAGCACTGTTTCGGCTGCGGCGAGGGACAGGCGCACGGACTGCACCTCGCGGCGCGGGCCGGCGAGGGCGTGGCGGTCACCGCCGAGTTCACCGTGCGCGAGGCGCACCAGGGCGCCCCCGGGCTCGCCCACGGCGGGGTCCTCGCCACCGCGCTCGACGAGACGCTGGGCTCGCTGAACTGGCTGCTGCGCGTGATCGCCGTGACCGGACGCCTGGAGACCGACTTCGTGCGGCCCGTTCCGCTGGGCACCGTGCTGTTCCTGGAGGCCGAGGTCACCGCGGTCGCCGGGCGGAAGATCTACTCGACCGCCACCGGACGCATCGGCGGCCCCGAAGGCCCCGTCGCGGTCCGTGCCGACGCGCTCTTCATCGAGGTGAAGGTCGACCACTTCATCGACAACGGCCGCCCGGAGGAGATCCGGGCCGCCATGAACGATCCGGACCAGATCCGGCGCGCCCGCGCCTTCGAGGTGAACCCGTGA
- the dut gene encoding dUTP diphosphatase produces the protein MPSRELDVLIRRVDPEVPLPAYAQPGDAGADLRTTESCELAPGERAILPTGVSIALPEGYAAFVHPRSGLAARCGVALVNAPGTVDAGYRGEIKVIVVNLDPRDSVRFERFDRIAQLVVQQVEKVRFQEVAELPASARAEGGFGSTGGHAAVGSGPGANPGEQTGGNRYASVVSDREGQ, from the coding sequence ATGCCCTCCCGTGAGCTGGACGTGCTGATCAGGCGCGTCGACCCCGAGGTGCCGCTGCCCGCGTACGCGCAGCCCGGCGACGCCGGCGCCGACCTGCGGACGACGGAATCCTGCGAACTGGCGCCCGGCGAGCGGGCAATTCTGCCCACCGGAGTGTCGATCGCCCTCCCTGAGGGGTACGCGGCGTTCGTACACCCCCGTTCGGGGCTCGCCGCACGCTGCGGTGTCGCTCTGGTGAATGCCCCGGGGACGGTGGATGCCGGGTACCGTGGGGAGATCAAGGTGATCGTGGTGAATCTCGACCCGCGCGACAGCGTGCGGTTCGAGCGTTTCGACCGGATTGCCCAACTGGTCGTCCAGCAGGTCGAGAAGGTTCGCTTCCAGGAGGTGGCGGAGCTTCCCGCATCGGCGCGGGCCGAGGGGGGCTTCGGGTCCACCGGCGGCCATGCCGCCGTGGGCAGCGGTCCGGGTGCGAACCCGGGCGAACAAACGGGTGGGAATCGATACGCATCGGTCGTATCCGACCGGGAAGGACAGTGA
- a CDS encoding DUF3710 domain-containing protein: MFGRRKKDSAAEDAAGADEQVVDDVHGDEPADSADGARSRVRLEPEPRPDGPWDLSEVREPGEGRVDLGGLFVPGVEGMELRVEVAGDAIVAATVVLQDSAIQLQGFAAPKKEGIWGEVREEIASGITQQGGVIDEVEGPLGWELRAQVPVQLPDGTGGVQVVRFIGVDGPRWFLRGVISGQGAVQPQAAGLLEQIFRDTVVVRGEGPMAPRDPIVLKLPDDAQMVAEGVQQEQQEGSRFSGGMGQLQRGPEITEVR, translated from the coding sequence GTGTTCGGACGTCGCAAGAAGGACAGTGCCGCCGAGGACGCGGCGGGCGCGGACGAGCAGGTCGTCGACGACGTGCACGGTGACGAGCCCGCGGACTCCGCCGACGGCGCGCGCTCGCGCGTGAGGCTCGAGCCCGAGCCCCGTCCCGACGGTCCCTGGGACCTCTCGGAGGTCCGTGAGCCCGGCGAGGGCCGGGTGGACCTCGGCGGGCTCTTCGTGCCGGGCGTCGAGGGCATGGAGCTGCGTGTCGAGGTCGCGGGCGACGCGATCGTCGCGGCGACCGTCGTGCTCCAGGACAGCGCCATCCAGCTGCAGGGCTTCGCCGCCCCCAAGAAGGAGGGCATCTGGGGCGAGGTCCGCGAGGAGATCGCCTCGGGCATCACCCAGCAGGGCGGTGTCATCGACGAGGTCGAGGGCCCTCTCGGCTGGGAGCTGCGCGCGCAGGTGCCGGTGCAGCTGCCCGACGGCACGGGCGGCGTGCAGGTCGTGCGCTTCATCGGCGTCGACGGCCCGCGCTGGTTCCTGCGCGGTGTGATCTCCGGCCAGGGCGCGGTGCAGCCGCAGGCCGCCGGGCTCCTCGAGCAGATCTTCCGGGACACGGTCGTCGTCCGCGGCGAAGGACCGATGGCGCCGCGCGACCCGATCGTCCTGAAGCTGCCGGACGACGCGCAGATGGTCGCCGAGGGCGTCCAGCAGGAGCAGCAGGAGGGCTCGCGCTTCTCGGGCGGCATGGGGCAGCTGCAGCGCGGCCCCGAGATCACCGAGGTGCGCTGA
- a CDS encoding ABC transporter permease: MRRRRLPAAVRGSRRHGLVFGAAGLAVLLAATVLAALAALSEKAVEGGVQRRLAADREAVVEVAGPHRARGAGKLNADVRAALDRTYGDVPHHTWSALRAPAARNDELAVTTAAGRPREDATLSVVAVQGTERHASPVTGRWPRTGGGPVEVALTESAAAELAVRPGDGITVRGADERPVPMRVVGVYAAEGRAPAVWASLSSTFGTPDTIAVVPREAFARTEGLARDARALWLGVPRADGLRLGDIEPLRERAERFAGSDAVGGGDLTLSAGLRRALDRLSTPIAVARAGLYVPATLLAALAVAALVLTARQLAEHRRPELALLAARGAGTRRLVLSTAGQWACVAVPAGLAAPFLAGPLLHVLEEAGLIEGDMPATAVTGPGWAAAVAALVVHGLGVLVPTARVVRDRRAVARLRLRVARFAGAQRFGADLALAAVAVLGWLQLRQYRSPVTGGNGVDPVLVLAPVAMTVAAALLVLRFLPLLARVVDPLARRGRGLVLPLGGWQIGRRAARHAGPALVVTLALAVAALSSTALAVLDRGDRDQAAFQVGADLRVEPGDGVPPGERRAAYEALPGAASVTPVVTTEGYVEQDAVAVTGINTGRGPVPSLRGDLVERPVRELVAPLGRGIPEHGLPVGRAATDRGPLTELPLRVHLSADGGGTVVPVRLTVFFEDGDGLTRSSSVTIKEGGARTLLLKVGVRGAGVRILQIDLSMVGERVRRTYRLTVDRVPGLTRPARWRDLRTDPPDRRAAGCPGAAREEPGRGRKPPSSGAAPGPVLCSDRPGAGKLIDAVLRGPDGDLKYPTWSVRLGTDRSKGRPAAPALADDALLASGTVRVGDTVTVRGSTGGSARVKIVGRVAAVPGLPRDRPRLLADSRAMAAQWALGGALPGAESAWWVGVRGRDAGAALAAVRDDPRLGHAVDVPFVQEELAADPLRRGARGALVLCLVLAPAFAVIAFTLHTVVSARSREREFGLLRALGVRRGQLAVYLWTEQLALAAVATLLGTALGTALALLIVPVVTVDAEGDPVFPDLLASVPWVRVTVTAGLTAAVICGVVTVAARVLGRVDLARVLRAGEGA; encoded by the coding sequence GTGAGGCGACGGCGGTTGCCCGCGGCGGTGCGGGGGAGCAGGCGGCACGGCCTGGTGTTTGGCGCGGCCGGGCTCGCCGTGCTGCTCGCCGCGACGGTGCTGGCCGCGCTGGCGGCACTCTCCGAGAAGGCCGTCGAGGGCGGAGTCCAGCGCAGGCTCGCCGCGGACCGTGAAGCCGTGGTCGAGGTGGCGGGCCCCCACCGGGCGCGTGGCGCGGGGAAGTTGAACGCGGACGTACGTGCCGCGCTCGACCGAACCTACGGCGACGTGCCCCACCACACCTGGTCCGCGCTGCGCGCACCCGCGGCCCGCAACGACGAACTCGCCGTCACCACGGCCGCCGGCCGCCCGCGCGAGGACGCCACGCTCTCCGTGGTCGCCGTTCAGGGCACGGAACGGCACGCCTCGCCGGTCACCGGACGGTGGCCGCGCACCGGCGGGGGACCGGTCGAGGTCGCGCTGACCGAGAGCGCCGCCGCGGAGCTCGCCGTGCGGCCGGGCGACGGGATCACCGTGCGGGGCGCGGACGAACGTCCTGTGCCGATGCGTGTCGTCGGGGTGTACGCCGCCGAGGGCCGCGCGCCGGCCGTGTGGGCCTCCTTGAGCAGTACGTTCGGGACGCCCGACACGATCGCGGTCGTGCCCCGCGAGGCCTTCGCCCGCACCGAGGGCCTCGCGCGGGACGCCAGGGCGCTGTGGCTCGGGGTGCCCCGCGCGGACGGGCTGCGACTCGGCGACATCGAGCCGCTCCGGGAGCGGGCCGAACGCTTCGCGGGCAGCGACGCGGTCGGCGGCGGCGACCTGACGCTGTCCGCCGGGCTGCGCCGCGCCCTCGACCGGCTCTCCACTCCGATCGCCGTGGCCCGCGCCGGGCTCTACGTCCCCGCGACGCTCCTCGCCGCGCTCGCCGTGGCCGCCCTCGTGCTCACCGCACGACAGCTCGCCGAACACCGACGCCCCGAGTTGGCGTTGCTGGCCGCCCGCGGAGCGGGTACGCGCCGGCTCGTCCTGTCGACCGCCGGACAGTGGGCCTGCGTCGCCGTCCCGGCCGGACTCGCCGCGCCGTTCCTCGCGGGGCCGCTGCTCCACGTACTCGAAGAGGCCGGGCTCATCGAGGGAGACATGCCCGCGACGGCGGTGACCGGGCCGGGGTGGGCGGCGGCCGTGGCGGCGCTCGTCGTGCACGGTCTCGGAGTGCTCGTGCCGACCGCGCGGGTCGTGCGGGACCGGCGGGCCGTGGCGAGGCTGCGGCTGCGCGTCGCGCGGTTCGCGGGGGCGCAGCGGTTCGGGGCGGATCTGGCGCTCGCCGCGGTCGCCGTGCTCGGCTGGCTGCAACTGCGGCAGTACCGGTCGCCGGTGACCGGCGGCAACGGTGTCGACCCGGTCCTCGTGCTCGCGCCCGTCGCGATGACCGTGGCGGCCGCGCTGCTCGTCCTGCGCTTCCTGCCGCTCCTTGCCCGCGTCGTCGACCCGCTCGCGCGGCGCGGGCGCGGCCTCGTCCTGCCGCTCGGCGGCTGGCAGATCGGCCGCCGCGCGGCCCGGCACGCGGGACCCGCTCTCGTGGTCACGCTCGCCCTCGCCGTCGCCGCCCTGAGCAGCACGGCACTCGCCGTCCTGGACCGCGGCGACCGCGACCAGGCCGCCTTCCAGGTGGGGGCCGACCTGCGCGTGGAGCCGGGAGACGGGGTGCCGCCGGGCGAGCGGCGCGCCGCGTACGAGGCGCTGCCGGGTGCCGCGTCCGTCACTCCGGTGGTCACCACGGAGGGGTACGTCGAGCAGGACGCCGTGGCCGTCACCGGCATCAACACCGGGCGCGGACCGGTCCCTTCGCTGCGCGGCGACCTCGTGGAGCGGCCCGTGCGGGAGCTTGTGGCGCCGCTCGGCCGAGGCATTCCGGAGCACGGCCTGCCGGTGGGGCGGGCGGCCACGGACCGGGGGCCGCTGACGGAGCTGCCGCTCCGCGTACACCTTTCGGCGGACGGGGGCGGCACTGTGGTGCCCGTGCGTCTCACCGTCTTCTTCGAAGACGGCGACGGGTTGACCCGCTCGAGCTCCGTGACGATCAAGGAGGGCGGTGCCCGGACGCTCCTGCTGAAGGTGGGGGTCCGTGGTGCGGGCGTACGCATCCTCCAGATCGACCTGAGCATGGTCGGGGAGCGCGTACGGCGCACGTACCGGCTGACGGTCGACCGGGTGCCGGGTCTCACGCGCCCCGCGCGCTGGCGCGACCTGCGCACGGATCCGCCCGACCGGCGCGCGGCCGGCTGCCCCGGCGCCGCGCGCGAGGAGCCGGGACGTGGCCGGAAGCCACCCTCATCCGGGGCGGCGCCGGGACCCGTCCTCTGCTCCGACCGGCCCGGCGCCGGCAAGCTCATCGACGCGGTGCTGCGGGGGCCGGACGGAGACCTCAAGTACCCCACCTGGAGCGTGCGGCTCGGCACCGACCGCTCCAAGGGGCGCCCGGCCGCGCCCGCCCTCGCCGACGACGCGCTCCTGGCCTCCGGCACGGTGCGGGTCGGCGACACCGTGACCGTGCGGGGGAGCACGGGCGGGAGCGCGCGGGTCAAGATCGTCGGGCGGGTCGCGGCGGTGCCGGGGCTGCCGCGCGACCGGCCGCGCCTGCTCGCCGACTCCCGTGCCATGGCCGCGCAGTGGGCCCTGGGCGGGGCGTTGCCGGGGGCGGAGAGCGCGTGGTGGGTGGGGGTCCGGGGCCGGGACGCGGGGGCTGCGCTCGCGGCGGTGCGGGACGATCCGCGCCTCGGGCACGCGGTGGACGTCCCGTTCGTTCAGGAGGAACTGGCCGCCGATCCCCTGCGGCGCGGGGCGCGCGGGGCGCTCGTCCTGTGCCTGGTGCTCGCGCCCGCGTTCGCCGTCATCGCGTTCACCCTGCACACGGTGGTCTCCGCGCGCTCCAGGGAACGGGAGTTCGGGCTGCTGCGAGCGCTCGGGGTGCGCCGGGGACAGCTCGCCGTATACCTCTGGACCGAGCAACTGGCCCTGGCCGCCGTGGCGACGCTGCTCGGCACGGCGCTGGGCACCGCGCTGGCCCTGCTGATCGTGCCGGTGGTGACGGTCGACGCGGAGGGGGACCCGGTCTTCCCGGACCTCCTGGCGTCGGTGCCGTGGGTGCGGGTGACGGTGACGGCGGGACTGACCGCGGCGGTGATCTGCGGGGTCGTGACGGTGGCGGCGCGGGTCCTCGGACGGGTGGACCTGGCGCGGGTGCTGCGGGCGGGGGAGGGGGCGTGA
- a CDS encoding ABC transporter ATP-binding protein — MTTDLAELEARARAAGRPAADEGLVVCDNLVRVYRTEAVEVQALQGLDLVVSEGECVALVGASGSGKSTLLSILSGLDLPTAGRARVAGHDLLTMGRRERLGYRRSTVGFVWQQTGRNLLPYLTALENVALPMKYTRVPRRTRQERAAELLGVLGVAHCRGRRPDELSGGEQQRVAVAVATANSPRVLLADEPTGELDTASGEDVFAALRRANEELGATVLVVTHDPLVSEQVRRTVRIRDGRTSTETLRERGGDGEEFTVLDRAGRLQLPGEYVERYGLRGRVRLTAEPGHVGVWPDRESGPPRT, encoded by the coding sequence ATGACCACTGACCTGGCCGAACTGGAGGCGCGGGCCCGCGCCGCGGGGCGTCCCGCGGCCGACGAGGGGCTGGTCGTCTGCGACAACCTCGTCCGCGTCTACCGCACCGAGGCGGTCGAGGTGCAGGCACTCCAAGGCCTCGACCTGGTCGTCTCGGAGGGCGAGTGCGTGGCCCTGGTCGGCGCGTCGGGGTCCGGCAAGTCCACGCTCCTGTCGATCCTCTCGGGGCTCGACCTGCCCACCGCGGGCCGCGCGAGGGTCGCGGGGCACGACCTGCTCACCATGGGGCGCCGCGAGCGGCTCGGCTACCGCAGGAGCACGGTCGGCTTCGTCTGGCAGCAGACCGGCCGCAACCTGCTGCCGTATCTGACCGCCCTGGAGAACGTGGCGCTGCCGATGAAGTACACGCGCGTGCCCCGTCGTACGCGGCAGGAGCGGGCCGCCGAACTGCTCGGCGTGCTCGGTGTGGCGCACTGCCGCGGCCGGCGGCCCGACGAGCTCTCCGGCGGCGAGCAGCAGCGCGTGGCCGTCGCCGTCGCCACCGCCAACTCCCCGCGCGTCCTGCTCGCCGACGAGCCCACGGGGGAGCTGGACACGGCGAGCGGCGAGGACGTCTTCGCGGCGTTGCGCCGCGCCAACGAGGAACTCGGCGCGACGGTCCTGGTCGTCACGCACGACCCGCTCGTCTCGGAGCAGGTGCGGCGCACGGTACGCATCCGGGACGGACGCACCTCCACGGAGACGCTGCGCGAGCGGGGCGGCGACGGCGAGGAGTTCACGGTTCTGGACAGGGCGGGACGGCTGCAGCTGCCGGGGGAGTACGTCGAGAGGTACGGGCTGCGAGGGCGCGTACGACTGACGGCGGAGCCGGGGCACGTGGGGGTGTGGCCGGACAGGGAGAGCGGCCCGCCCAGGACCTAG
- a CDS encoding ABC transporter ATP-binding protein codes for MVVVEDLHRTYGSGAAAVRALRGVSFTVPRGELVALKGRSGSGKTTLLNLVGGLDAPDHGKIAVDGVELAGLGERGLLELRRDRLGFIFQSFGLIPILTAAENVGVPLRLRKTDPRAREERVALLLALVGLADHAAQRPGELSGGQQQRVAIARALANRPALLIADEPTGQLDAETGLAVMELLRAVVRSEGVTALVATHDAALLDLADRVLELRDGEIVTP; via the coding sequence ATGGTCGTCGTCGAGGATCTCCACCGGACGTACGGCTCCGGCGCTGCCGCCGTCCGCGCCCTGCGCGGTGTCTCCTTCACCGTCCCGCGCGGCGAGCTCGTCGCCCTGAAGGGCCGCTCCGGATCGGGCAAGACGACGCTGCTCAACCTCGTCGGCGGACTCGACGCCCCGGACCACGGGAAGATCGCCGTGGACGGCGTGGAACTCGCGGGCCTCGGCGAACGCGGCCTCCTGGAGCTCCGCCGCGACCGGCTCGGCTTCATCTTCCAGTCCTTCGGGCTCATCCCCATCCTCACCGCCGCCGAGAACGTCGGCGTCCCGCTGCGGCTCCGCAAAACCGATCCACGCGCGCGTGAAGAACGCGTCGCCCTCCTCCTGGCCCTCGTCGGACTCGCGGACCACGCCGCGCAACGACCCGGCGAGCTCTCCGGCGGACAGCAGCAGCGCGTGGCCATCGCCCGCGCCCTCGCCAACAGGCCCGCCCTCCTGATCGCCGACGAACCCACCGGGCAGCTCGACGCGGAGACCGGGCTCGCCGTGATGGAGCTGCTGCGTGCCGTCGTCCGCAGTGAGGGCGTCACCGCGCTCGTCGCCACGCACGACGCGGCACTCCTCGACCTGGCCGATCGGGTCCTCGAACTGCGCGACGGCGAGATCGTCACGCCCTGA
- a CDS encoding sensor histidine kinase produces the protein MARGKLRIYLGAAPGVGKTYAMLSEAHRRVERGTDCVVAFVEHHDRPRTEVMLHGLEQVTRRDLEYRGTAFTEMDVDAVLERAPAVALVDELAHTNVPGSRNAKRWQDVEELLAAGIDVVSTVNIQHLESLGDVVESITGVRQKETVPDEVVRRADQIELVDMSPQALRRRMAHGNIYKSDRIDASLSNYFRPGNLTALRELALLWVADRVDEYLQQYRGEHNIRSTWQARERIVVGLTGGPEGRTLIRRASRMAAKGSGSEILAVYIARSDGLTGASPKELAVQRTLVEDLGGTFHHVIGDDIPAALLDFARGVNATQIVLGSSRRKTWQYVFGPGVGATVARDSGPDLDVHIVTHGEVAKGRGLPVARGARLGRSRVIWGWLVGVAGPLLLTVLLTHVDADLGLANDMLLFLTLTVAAALVGGLIPALASAAVGSLLLNYYFTPPLHLWTVSNNKNIVAIAVFVGVAVSVASVVDLAARRTHQAARLRAEAEILSFLAGSVLRGETSLEALLERVRETFAMESVALLERAGDTDPWTCAGSVGDGRPLERPEDADVDMPVGDHMALALSGRVLPAADRRVLAAFAAQAAVVLDRQRLQSEADQARTLAEGNRIRTALLAAVSHDLRTPLAGIKAAVSSLRSDDVEWSDEDEAELLEGIEEGADRLEHLVGNLLDMSRLQTGTVTPLIREVDLDEVVPMALGGVPDGSAELDIPETLPMVAVDKGLLERAVANIVENAVKYAPDDTPVKVSASALGERVEIRVVDRGRGVPDSAKDRIFAPFQRYGDAPRGAGVGLGLAVARGFVEAMGGTLAAEDTPGGGLTMVLTLRAAAGRPPVRPELSSQVTS, from the coding sequence ATGGCACGCGGCAAGCTACGGATCTACCTCGGTGCGGCACCGGGCGTCGGCAAGACGTACGCGATGCTCTCCGAGGCCCACCGCCGAGTCGAGCGCGGCACCGACTGCGTGGTCGCCTTCGTGGAGCACCACGACCGGCCCCGCACCGAGGTGATGCTGCACGGACTCGAACAGGTGACCCGCAGGGACCTGGAGTACCGCGGCACCGCGTTCACCGAGATGGACGTCGACGCGGTCCTGGAGCGCGCCCCCGCGGTCGCCCTCGTCGACGAACTCGCCCACACCAACGTCCCCGGCTCCCGCAACGCCAAGCGCTGGCAGGACGTCGAGGAGCTCCTCGCCGCCGGCATCGACGTCGTCTCCACCGTCAACATCCAGCACCTGGAGTCGCTCGGCGACGTCGTCGAGTCGATCACCGGCGTGCGGCAGAAGGAGACCGTGCCGGACGAGGTGGTCCGCCGCGCCGACCAGATCGAACTGGTCGACATGTCGCCACAGGCACTGCGACGCCGCATGGCGCACGGCAACATCTACAAGTCCGACCGCATCGACGCGTCCCTCTCCAACTACTTCCGGCCCGGCAACCTCACGGCCCTGCGCGAGCTCGCGCTGCTCTGGGTCGCCGACCGCGTCGACGAGTACCTCCAGCAGTACCGCGGCGAGCACAACATCCGCTCCACCTGGCAGGCCCGCGAACGCATCGTCGTCGGCCTGACCGGCGGGCCCGAGGGCCGCACCCTGATCCGCCGCGCGTCCCGCATGGCCGCCAAGGGCTCCGGCAGCGAGATCCTCGCCGTCTACATCGCCCGCAGCGACGGCCTGACCGGCGCGTCCCCCAAGGAACTCGCCGTCCAGCGCACCCTCGTCGAAGACCTCGGCGGCACCTTCCACCACGTCATAGGCGACGACATACCCGCCGCCCTCCTCGACTTCGCACGCGGCGTCAACGCCACGCAGATCGTCCTCGGCTCCTCGCGCCGCAAGACCTGGCAGTACGTCTTCGGGCCCGGCGTCGGCGCCACCGTCGCCCGCGACTCGGGACCCGACCTGGACGTGCACATCGTCACGCACGGCGAGGTCGCCAAGGGGCGCGGCCTGCCTGTCGCCCGCGGCGCGCGCCTCGGCAGGTCCCGCGTCATCTGGGGCTGGCTCGTCGGCGTCGCCGGGCCCCTGCTCCTGACGGTGCTGCTCACCCACGTCGACGCGGACCTCGGCCTCGCCAACGACATGCTGCTGTTCCTGACCCTCACGGTCGCCGCCGCACTGGTCGGCGGACTGATCCCGGCGCTCGCGTCGGCGGCCGTCGGCTCGCTGCTCCTCAACTACTACTTCACGCCGCCGCTGCACCTGTGGACGGTCTCCAACAACAAGAACATCGTGGCCATCGCCGTGTTCGTGGGCGTCGCCGTGTCCGTGGCCTCCGTCGTGGACCTCGCGGCCCGCCGCACCCACCAGGCCGCCCGGCTGCGCGCCGAGGCCGAGATACTCTCCTTCCTCGCCGGCAGCGTGCTGCGCGGCGAGACCAGCCTCGAAGCTCTCCTCGAACGCGTCCGCGAGACCTTCGCGATGGAGTCCGTCGCCCTCCTGGAACGCGCCGGCGACACCGACCCGTGGACCTGCGCGGGCAGCGTCGGCGACGGGCGCCCGCTGGAACGCCCCGAGGACGCCGACGTGGACATGCCCGTCGGCGACCACATGGCGCTCGCCCTGTCGGGCCGGGTCCTGCCCGCCGCGGACCGCCGCGTCCTCGCCGCGTTCGCCGCCCAGGCCGCCGTCGTCCTGGACCGCCAGCGCCTGCAGTCCGAGGCCGACCAGGCCCGCACCCTCGCCGAGGGCAACCGCATCCGCACCGCCCTGCTCGCCGCCGTCAGCCACGACCTGCGCACCCCGCTCGCGGGCATCAAGGCCGCCGTGTCCTCCCTGCGCTCCGACGACGTCGAGTGGTCCGACGAGGACGAGGCGGAACTCCTCGAAGGCATCGAGGAGGGCGCCGACCGCCTGGAACACCTCGTCGGCAACCTCCTCGACATGTCCCGGCTGCAGACCGGCACCGTCACCCCGCTGATCCGCGAGGTCGACCTCGACGAGGTCGTCCCCATGGCGCTCGGCGGCGTCCCCGACGGCAGCGCGGAACTGGACATCCCGGAGACGCTGCCCATGGTCGCCGTCGACAAGGGCCTCCTGGAGCGGGCGGTCGCCAACATCGTCGAGAACGCCGTGAAGTACGCCCCCGACGACACGCCCGTCAAGGTCTCCGCGAGCGCCCTCGGCGAGCGCGTCGAGATCCGCGTCGTCGACCGGGGGCGCGGCGTGCCCGACAGCGCCAAAGACCGCATCTTCGCCCCCTTCCAGCGCTACGGTGACGCTCCCCGAGGTGCCGGCGTGGGCCTCGGCCTCGCCGTCGCCCGCGGCTTCGTCGAGGCCATGGGCGGCACGCTCGCCGCCGAGGACACCCCCGGCGGCGGCCTCACCATGGTCCTCACCCTGCGGGCGGCGGCCGGACGCCCGCCGGTACGCCCCGAGCTGTCGTCCCAGGTCACCTCATGA
- a CDS encoding response regulator produces the protein MTRVLVVDDEPQIVRALVINLKARKYDVDSAPDGATALQVAAARHPDVIVLDLGLPDMDGVEVIKGLRGWTRVPILVLSARHSSDEKVEALDAGADDYVTKPFGMDELLARLRAAVRRAEPTGTGDDDAMVDTGDFSVDLAAKKVNRGGRDVRLTPTEWHLLEVLVRNTGRLVSQKQLLQEVWGPSYGTETNYLRVYMAQLRRKLETDPAHPQHFITEPGMGYRFEK, from the coding sequence ATGACCCGGGTGCTCGTGGTCGACGACGAGCCGCAGATCGTGCGCGCCCTCGTGATCAACCTGAAGGCGCGCAAGTACGACGTGGACTCGGCCCCCGACGGCGCCACCGCGCTGCAGGTCGCCGCGGCCCGCCACCCCGACGTGATCGTGCTCGACCTCGGTCTGCCCGACATGGACGGCGTGGAGGTCATCAAGGGCCTGCGCGGCTGGACGCGCGTCCCCATCCTGGTCCTCTCCGCCCGGCACAGCTCGGACGAGAAGGTCGAGGCGCTCGACGCGGGCGCCGACGACTACGTGACCAAGCCCTTCGGCATGGACGAACTCCTCGCCCGACTGCGCGCCGCAGTCCGCAGGGCGGAGCCCACCGGGACGGGCGACGACGACGCGATGGTCGACACGGGCGACTTCTCCGTCGACCTGGCCGCCAAGAAGGTCAACCGCGGCGGCCGCGACGTACGCCTCACCCCCACGGAGTGGCACCTCCTGGAGGTGCTCGTACGCAACACCGGCCGCCTGGTCAGCCAGAAGCAGCTCCTCCAGGAGGTCTGGGGGCCCTCCTACGGGACGGAGACCAACTACCTGCGCGTCTACATGGCGCAGCTGCGCCGCAAGCTGGAGACGGACCCCGCGCATCCGCAGCACTTCATCACGGAACCGGGAATGGGATACCGGTTCGAGAAGTGA